GCTTACTCCAAGATGCCCAAAAATTGACTATTTTCACTTTAGCCCGTGTCTCATGCAAGGCAAGAACACCTCCATCGGCCAATGGCGCACTGAAATCGGGAGCAACAGCCCCCACAGCAATCTTTTGCATCTTATTCAACTCGTCAACAATCCGTTTCCCATAAAACGTGGCCTGCGCCTCCTCTCCCAGCACCTCGTAACGCTCAGTCAATTTTGCCTCGTCAACACCTTCCATTTTGGATGCTACCATCCAAGCCGCAACAATCGAATGATTATACTTTTTCAATAACGCCAATTCCCCGGCCTCCACGTTCAACAGAATCGTCTGGAATTCTCGCTGGAACTCTTGTAACCGAGCAGGATTTGCAATCGCTTGTGCATCTAACCACTCTTGACTCTCCAACAGATAACGATTCAAATCATTGAACTCTGTCCATATCTTCTGGGCCTCTCCGCCTCCTTCCACTACCAAAGTTCCGGAAACAGAAGTAATCAGGTAGGGAGCGTTTTCCAACATAATTGTTGCCAATACCGCATCTTTCTTTCCTGTCATCAAGTATACCACGGTCATTTCCGACATTCTTCCCGAAAACTCAAACCGACCATCCGTGACCGTAATATCCCCCAACTCGATCAACCCGTTCTCCGTGTCGGCAATCAACACCATCTGTCCGTTGACCGTGGGATCCAACCGACCTTCAAGCCTGTAACTGCCATCTTGTGCGACGCTTGTAACGATACCACAAAATAACACGCAAACAGCAAATAAAACCTTTCTCATGTCCACTTGTTTTAGGTTAAAAAGTCTCCCGTCTCGATTTTAATATCTCGACGGGAAACTTAAACTCATATGATGAATTGATGTATTATCCCTATTTCCGTTGTTGCGGGAGCGTCAACACCGGCTCTTTTTCCGCTTTCACGGTAGCCTTCTCAATCACCAAACCGTCCACGATTACTCCGGCAGGATAAATCATCGAGGCCGGATAATTGTTCGGCAAGTAATTCAAGACTTCCTCTTTCGAAGATATAGCCACTAACTTCAATAACTTAGTCAAATCCGGTAACCGGAAACTCGTAGCCCTCACACGGGTCTCCCTCCCGTCTTTCAAATCTACCCGGTACACTTCCAGCGTCGCACCGGAAATGCCTCTCACGATATAGGCACAGGATTGTCCGGCCTCTTTTGCCGCCTTGATTAAAGCCTTTTTCATCTTTTCGTGAGAGATACCTTTATCCACCTGTACGTGAATGGTTCCGGTTCCAGTCGCCACCGTCGGGCTTTGGGGAATCATCATAAACCGGGAACTACCGGTAGTTTCCAAGGCATTTTTTGTCGGGATTCGCCCGTTCAACATCTTCCCGAATACCCCTTTATCCACCAGCGTCATCTCGGCCTCCGGGGTAACCCCCTCCCCGTCAACCTCGTAATAACCATATAATGGCGTCCCATTATATTCTTTTTTCGCCGTGTAATTCTTAACGGTTAAATGACTATCAATAATCCGCTGACCGAACTGATCAGCCAATCCGCCCCGTGTCGGCCCGAGTGAACGGGTAGCAATCAAACCGCCCCGATTCAATAAATTATTTGCTAGAATCGTGGCCACTGCTCCCCCCTCGAACATCACCGGCCCGTTATAATACTCGGTCACCACTGGCGTACTCTTCAAACGCAACAACCCTTCAGCAAAAGCTTTCGCTCTTTCCTTCAATTGCTCTATGGAAGGAAGTTCTGCCGGGTTCTGCAAGGAAAGCGAGAACGAATCACTCAAACTCGAACCATCATCACAACGCACGCTACCACTAACAGCCAGAGAGATTGCCCCACCGGGTTTCTTCAACTGCACGCCTTCGGTTGTCAACCTGTAAATATCCATCTCCAGCCCGTTAAGCATCACGCTTGAATTGTAAATATCCTTATAATCCTTAAACACGGCCGAAAGCTCCATGACCAACTGGTCAAAAGCAACCGAATCAATCACGAACGGCATTTCCCGTTCCTCCAGATGAGTCACGGCCGGTAGCGGTTGCATATCAGCTAGCCCGGCCTCATCGGCAGGCAACGGATTCTGTTGCAAATAATTCGTCTTTTGGGCCATCATTCCCAGCGAATACTTGTACATCATGTCTGACGATTCCCATAACCCGCGACGAATAACATCATAGTCCACCTCCGAGGGTAATTGCACCGGGGCAATCTGTTCCAGATATTGCACGTTACTGTTATTCTGGTAATCACCAAGCATTACCTGCGTCCCGCCATTCATCCTCCACGGGGAGACACTGGAATGTAGCAATCCTCCCAGCGACCCGATTATCTGAAAATGACGATAACGGGCTATCGTGTATGAAATATAATAGGG
The window above is part of the Butyricimonas paravirosa genome. Proteins encoded here:
- a CDS encoding TlpA disulfide reductase family protein, with the protein product MRKVLFAVCVLFCGIVTSVAQDGSYRLEGRLDPTVNGQMVLIADTENGLIELGDITVTDGRFEFSGRMSEMTVVYLMTGKKDAVLATIMLENAPYLITSVSGTLVVEGGGEAQKIWTEFNDLNRYLLESQEWLDAQAIANPARLQEFQREFQTILLNVEAGELALLKKYNHSIVAAWMVASKMEGVDEAKLTERYEVLGEEAQATFYGKRIVDELNKMQKIAVGAVAPDFSAPLADGGVLALHETRAKVKIVNFWASWSKPCRDENVNLLRLYKRYRPKGLEIISVSLDDNKSVWLTAIGEDGSDWKNVSDMRGPNSVIVVNYQVKTLPCTFILDDENRIVAKNLRGKELEKKIDEMLKKKNK